One stretch of Planococcus sp. PAMC 21323 DNA includes these proteins:
- the rpsN gene encoding 30S ribosomal protein S14, producing MAKKSKVARHDKQQLLVEKFADRRQELKENRDFQALAALPKDSSPTRLKNRCGVTGRPRGYMRKFGMSRIIFRELAHKGQIPGVKKASW from the coding sequence ATGGCTAAAAAATCGAAAGTGGCAAGGCACGATAAACAGCAATTACTTGTAGAAAAATTTGCAGATCGGCGACAAGAACTCAAAGAAAATAGAGATTTTCAGGCGCTAGCAGCATTGCCGAAAGATTCTTCGCCAACACGTTTGAAAAATCGTTGTGGCGTGACCGGAAGACCAAGAGGATACATGCGTAAATTTGGAATGTCCCGCATCATTTTCCGAGAACTAGCACATAAAGGACAAATTCCAGGTGTAAAAAAAGCGAGTTGGTAA
- the rpmG gene encoding 50S ribosomal protein L33 has product MRVNITLACTETGDRNYSTTKNKRTNPERIELKKYSPRLKKVTVHRETK; this is encoded by the coding sequence ATGAGAGTTAATATAACACTGGCATGCACAGAAACAGGAGATCGAAATTACAGTACAACTAAAAATAAGCGGACAAATCCTGAACGTATTGAATTGAAAAAATACAGTCCACGTCTTAAGAAAGTTACTGTTCATCGTGAAACAAAATAA
- a CDS encoding general stress protein, translating into MTNEGTTLIQAYDVQAEVLHKINELKAQGFKEEDMYVIAKHDEQLTMVQGQTNVHLDAQEDENIMSKFKAFISGEDSTRHAFTQMGLGSSEADDYYRQVENGKLVLYVNSDYSTTYQPETNTPTTARMTTAEEVHLRSQPESIDGVERNIQDTEPVNPNSHRDESDITKMVDNKKDQQHLF; encoded by the coding sequence ATGACTAACGAAGGAACAACATTAATCCAAGCATACGATGTGCAAGCAGAGGTTTTGCACAAAATTAACGAATTAAAAGCACAAGGCTTTAAAGAGGAAGATATGTACGTAATTGCCAAGCACGACGAGCAACTAACTATGGTTCAAGGACAAACCAATGTTCATTTAGACGCGCAAGAAGATGAGAATATTATGAGTAAATTCAAAGCGTTTATATCTGGTGAGGATTCTACCCGCCATGCATTTACACAAATGGGATTAGGCAGCAGCGAAGCGGACGATTATTACCGACAAGTTGAAAATGGCAAGCTGGTGCTTTATGTGAACAGCGACTATAGCACAACTTATCAGCCCGAAACTAATACACCTACAACTGCTCGAATGACGACTGCTGAAGAAGTACATTTGCGCTCTCAACCAGAGTCAATTGATGGTGTTGAGCGCAATATTCAAGATACAGAACCAGTGAACCCAAATAGTCATCGGGACGAATCAGATATAACGAAGATGGTAGATAACAAAAAAGACCAACAACATTTATTTTAA